In one window of Sardina pilchardus chromosome 23, fSarPil1.1, whole genome shotgun sequence DNA:
- the tmco3 gene encoding transmembrane and coiled-coil domain-containing protein 3 isoform X1 produces the protein MRVLCVLLWWAGLAVALRQQQNSVAQHAIKLYRGRGAGASFGHQWVRGNCQMLAGLLRQKNTAIKKLSLAALAAMRDTTLSESEKMYQVQTLQVFQRELNESEHSVFQAALGLQRVLHGDYRDVVNMKHSSRQRLEALREAAIKEEKEYLDLLAAEKHQQEALKSAKDQNRTLSVLEGILEDVRKAADRLEEDIEEHAFDYKKEGMNVEAVLRVEDDEEKPKSKNISHRKPSEGSLGLSMLIDSQNNQYVLTKPRDSTMSRADHHFIKDIISIVILSLPCGWLCIQLGLPPMFGYIICGVLLGPSGINSIKSMVQVETIGQFGVLFTLFVVGLEFSPEQLHKVWRISVQGTTCLTLLMVGAGVVWGQLLRLNVSQTVFVSSCLSLSSTPLVSKFLSGASRAEKEGNERRRVREREMNRHSVCQRMINSLPLISYEKKGELEPSSVLLGMLVMQDVQLGLFIAIMPTLIQAGEGEADSAVSGVVHVLWLLVQVLVFLAGVLLLCFFLRSFVIGPFYRKLHAECRGSKEIMVLGTTAFMFLMLMVTEFLYLSMELGCFLAGALVSSQGHMVTSEVMRCVEPIRDFLAIIFFASIGLHVFPSFVLYELTILLVLTLSLVILKFLMAVVVLSTLLPRGSRHICWLVSAGLAQVSEFSFVLGSQARRTGIISREVYLLVLSVTTLSLLLAPALWWAARLRFIPHMDRKMVT, from the exons ATGCGAGTCCTCTGCGTGCTGCTGTGGTGGGCAGGCCTCGCCGTGGCACTCCGCCAGCAGCAGAACTCCGTGGCCCAGCACGCCATTAAGCTGTACCGCGGGCGAGGCGCGGGGGCATCATTCGGGCACCAATGGGTGCGGGGGAACTGCCAGATGCTGGCGGGGCTCCTGCGGCAGAAGAACACCGCCATCAAGAAGCTGTCGTTGGCCGCCCTGGCGGCGATGCGCGACACGACGCTCTCGGAGTCCGAGAAGATGTACCAGGTGCAGACGCTGCAGGTGTTCCAGCGAGAGCTGAACGAGAGCGAACACTCGGTGTTCCAGGCCGCGCTGGGACTGCAGAGGGTGCTCCACGGCGACTACAGGGACGTGGTCAACATGAAGCACAGCAGCAGGCAAAGGCTCGAAGCGCTCAGGGAGGCGGCCATTAAG gaggagaaggagtACTTGGATCTGTTAGCTGCCGAGAAACACCAGCAGGAAGCCTTGAAAAGTGCCAAGGACCAGAACCGGACCCTCTCAGTTCTGGAGGGGATTTTGGAGGATGTGAGAAAAGCTGCTGACCGGCTAGAGGAGGACATCGAGGAACATGCCTTCGACTACAAGAAAGAG GGGATGAATGTTGAAGCAGTGCTGAGGGTGGAGGACGACGAGGAGAAGCCGAAGAGCAAGAACATCTCTCACAGGAAGCCGTCTGAGGGGAGCCTGGGCCTCAGCATGCTCATCGACTCCCAGAACAACCAGTACGTGCTGACCAAACCCAGAGACTCCACCATGTCCCGCGCCGATCACCATTTCATCAAG GACATCATATCCATAGTGATACTCTCGTTGCCCTGCGGCTGGCTGTGTATCCAGCTGGGCCTGCCTCCCATGTTTGGCTACATAATCTGTGGGGTTCTGCTCGGGCCATCTGGGATTAACAGCATCAAG TCTATGGTCCAGGTGGAGACTATTGGGCAGTTTGGAGTGCTGTTCACCCTTTTTGTGGTGGGGCTGGAGTTCTCACCAGAGCAGCTTCACAAG GTTTGGAGGATATCTGTGCAGGGCACGACCTGTCTGACGCTGCTGATGGTCGGAgctggggtggtgtgggggcagCTGCTCAGGCTTAATGTCTCAcagactgtgtttgtgtccagctgtctgtctttgtctagcACCCCGCTGGTGTCTAAGTTCCTCTCCGGCGCATCCCGTGCGGAGAAAGAGG gcaatgagaggaggagagtgagagagagagagatgaacagacacagtgtgtgtcaaagaaTGATCAACTCACTGCCTCTTATCTCTTATGAGAAGAAAG GTGAGTTGGAGCCCAGCAGTGTGTTGCTAGGCATGCTGGTGATGCAGGATGTCCAGTTGGGTCTGTTCATCGCCATCATGCCGACCCTCATTCAGGCAGGTGAAGGAGAGGCCGACAG CGCTGTATCCGGAGTGGTCCACGTGCTGTGGCTGCTGGTGCAGGTGCTGGTCTTCCTGGCAGGAGTGCTCCTGCTGTGCTTTTTCTTGCGCTCATTCGTGATTGGCCCCTTCTACAGGAAGCTCCATGCCGAATGTCGGGGCAGCAAGGAGATCATGGTCCTGGGGACAACGGCCTTCATGTTCCTTATGCTAATG GTGACAGAGTTCCTTTATCTGTCTATGGAGCTCGGCTGCTTCCTGGCGGGAGCACTCGTTTCCTCTCAGGGCCACATGGTCACCTCGGAAGTGATGCGCTGTGTGGAGCCAATCAGAGACTTCTTGGCTATAATATTTTTTGCTTCCATTG GTCTCCATGTATTCCCTAGCTTTGTGCTGTATGAGCTGACCATACTGCTGGTGTTAACGCTGTCTCTGGTCATCTTAAAG TTTCTCATGGCGGTGGTTGTTCTGTCCACCCTGTTGCCGCGCGGCTCTCGCCACATCTGCTGGCTGGTCTCAGCAGGCCTGGCGCAGGTCAGCGAGTTCTCTTTCGTGCTCGGCAGCCAAGCCCGCCGCACAGGAATCATTTCACGAGAG gTCTACCTGCTGGTGCTGAGCGTGACGACTCTGAGCCTCCTGTTGGCCCCAGCGCTTTGGTGGGCCGCCAGGCTTCGCTTCATACCTCACATGGACCGCAAGATGGTCACCTGA
- the tmco3 gene encoding transmembrane and coiled-coil domain-containing protein 3 isoform X2, translated as MRVLCVLLWWAGLAVALRQQQNSVAQHAIKLYRGRGAGASFGHQWVRGNCQMLAGLLRQKNTAIKKLSLAALAAMRDTTLSESEKMYQVQTLQVFQRELNESEHSVFQAALGLQRVLHGDYRDVVNMKHSSRQRLEALREAAIKEEKEYLDLLAAEKHQQEALKSAKDQNRTLSVLEGILEDVRKAADRLEEDIEEHAFDYKKEGMNVEAVLRVEDDEEKPKSKNISHRKPSEGSLGLSMLIDSQNNQYVLTKPRDSTMSRADHHFIKDIISIVILSLPCGWLCIQLGLPPMFGYIICGVLLGPSGINSIKSMVQVETIGQFGVLFTLFVVGLEFSPEQLHKVWRISVQGTTCLTLLMVGAGVVWGQLLRLNVSQTVFVSSCLSLSSTPLVSKFLSGASRAEKEGELEPSSVLLGMLVMQDVQLGLFIAIMPTLIQAGEGEADSAVSGVVHVLWLLVQVLVFLAGVLLLCFFLRSFVIGPFYRKLHAECRGSKEIMVLGTTAFMFLMLMVTEFLYLSMELGCFLAGALVSSQGHMVTSEVMRCVEPIRDFLAIIFFASIGLHVFPSFVLYELTILLVLTLSLVILKFLMAVVVLSTLLPRGSRHICWLVSAGLAQVSEFSFVLGSQARRTGIISREVYLLVLSVTTLSLLLAPALWWAARLRFIPHMDRKMVT; from the exons ATGCGAGTCCTCTGCGTGCTGCTGTGGTGGGCAGGCCTCGCCGTGGCACTCCGCCAGCAGCAGAACTCCGTGGCCCAGCACGCCATTAAGCTGTACCGCGGGCGAGGCGCGGGGGCATCATTCGGGCACCAATGGGTGCGGGGGAACTGCCAGATGCTGGCGGGGCTCCTGCGGCAGAAGAACACCGCCATCAAGAAGCTGTCGTTGGCCGCCCTGGCGGCGATGCGCGACACGACGCTCTCGGAGTCCGAGAAGATGTACCAGGTGCAGACGCTGCAGGTGTTCCAGCGAGAGCTGAACGAGAGCGAACACTCGGTGTTCCAGGCCGCGCTGGGACTGCAGAGGGTGCTCCACGGCGACTACAGGGACGTGGTCAACATGAAGCACAGCAGCAGGCAAAGGCTCGAAGCGCTCAGGGAGGCGGCCATTAAG gaggagaaggagtACTTGGATCTGTTAGCTGCCGAGAAACACCAGCAGGAAGCCTTGAAAAGTGCCAAGGACCAGAACCGGACCCTCTCAGTTCTGGAGGGGATTTTGGAGGATGTGAGAAAAGCTGCTGACCGGCTAGAGGAGGACATCGAGGAACATGCCTTCGACTACAAGAAAGAG GGGATGAATGTTGAAGCAGTGCTGAGGGTGGAGGACGACGAGGAGAAGCCGAAGAGCAAGAACATCTCTCACAGGAAGCCGTCTGAGGGGAGCCTGGGCCTCAGCATGCTCATCGACTCCCAGAACAACCAGTACGTGCTGACCAAACCCAGAGACTCCACCATGTCCCGCGCCGATCACCATTTCATCAAG GACATCATATCCATAGTGATACTCTCGTTGCCCTGCGGCTGGCTGTGTATCCAGCTGGGCCTGCCTCCCATGTTTGGCTACATAATCTGTGGGGTTCTGCTCGGGCCATCTGGGATTAACAGCATCAAG TCTATGGTCCAGGTGGAGACTATTGGGCAGTTTGGAGTGCTGTTCACCCTTTTTGTGGTGGGGCTGGAGTTCTCACCAGAGCAGCTTCACAAG GTTTGGAGGATATCTGTGCAGGGCACGACCTGTCTGACGCTGCTGATGGTCGGAgctggggtggtgtgggggcagCTGCTCAGGCTTAATGTCTCAcagactgtgtttgtgtccagctgtctgtctttgtctagcACCCCGCTGGTGTCTAAGTTCCTCTCCGGCGCATCCCGTGCGGAGAAAGAGG GTGAGTTGGAGCCCAGCAGTGTGTTGCTAGGCATGCTGGTGATGCAGGATGTCCAGTTGGGTCTGTTCATCGCCATCATGCCGACCCTCATTCAGGCAGGTGAAGGAGAGGCCGACAG CGCTGTATCCGGAGTGGTCCACGTGCTGTGGCTGCTGGTGCAGGTGCTGGTCTTCCTGGCAGGAGTGCTCCTGCTGTGCTTTTTCTTGCGCTCATTCGTGATTGGCCCCTTCTACAGGAAGCTCCATGCCGAATGTCGGGGCAGCAAGGAGATCATGGTCCTGGGGACAACGGCCTTCATGTTCCTTATGCTAATG GTGACAGAGTTCCTTTATCTGTCTATGGAGCTCGGCTGCTTCCTGGCGGGAGCACTCGTTTCCTCTCAGGGCCACATGGTCACCTCGGAAGTGATGCGCTGTGTGGAGCCAATCAGAGACTTCTTGGCTATAATATTTTTTGCTTCCATTG GTCTCCATGTATTCCCTAGCTTTGTGCTGTATGAGCTGACCATACTGCTGGTGTTAACGCTGTCTCTGGTCATCTTAAAG TTTCTCATGGCGGTGGTTGTTCTGTCCACCCTGTTGCCGCGCGGCTCTCGCCACATCTGCTGGCTGGTCTCAGCAGGCCTGGCGCAGGTCAGCGAGTTCTCTTTCGTGCTCGGCAGCCAAGCCCGCCGCACAGGAATCATTTCACGAGAG gTCTACCTGCTGGTGCTGAGCGTGACGACTCTGAGCCTCCTGTTGGCCCCAGCGCTTTGGTGGGCCGCCAGGCTTCGCTTCATACCTCACATGGACCGCAAGATGGTCACCTGA
- the adprhl1 gene encoding inactive ADP-ribosyltransferase arh2, whose amino-acid sequence MDPLAERFKAGLLLGGLGDALGYYKGHWEGCTSGAKIQEELATLGGLAALKLDSENWPLSDGALMLITTAEALVTDYWCLEDLYRELVKQYVEAMVVLQGRPPDPSTVEGCAYLKPDNFLLAWHTPFNDKDRTGEADAKQLTKCLHAAESRDTKLFQDLCEQSQLCESAVKCTPLHERKPHTDPQEFIQGRLSVPVSEPEFQPQESEFQSEASVSQNYNSVDSNGSQPQSQNDLITKAQLSEFQSDVSLSQKSLKPGDSNRQLIQSQNDLITKSQLSELESEKSVSQNYDSASVEHGCQSNTPQPQSQNELPNTKMSESDETSSPQKAFTSESESEGPDTETHLTNAKQSDTSTTQLCRQQIINDTCDDSSPHTTSHGQVECNNKSANVHTNEGGRIYEHEGIIQCQKKENNLKTEIQTKSPSQNEEAESCHLQAQPGRPKYRTFQYEDTCKEKKYIPMTIRFSDTF is encoded by the exons ATGGACCCTTTAGCAGAGAGATTCAAGGCTGGTTTGCTGCTAGGTGGGTTGGGAGATGCTTTAGGATACTACAAAGGACACTGGGAAGGGTGTACATCTGGAGCTAAGATCCAGGAAGAGCTCGCGACTCTTGGGGGCCTGGCGGCCCTGAAACTGGACTCTGAAAACTGGCCGTTAAGTGATGGAGCTCTGATGCTGATAACGACAGCCGAGGCATTGGTCACAG ATTACTGGTGCTTGGAGGACTTATACCGTGAGCTGGTGAAGCAGTATGTGGAGGCCATGGTGGTGCTGCAGGGTCGCCCCCCTGATCCCAGCACTGTGGAGGGATGTGCCTATCTTAAGCCCGACAACTTCCTACTGGCCTGGCACACCCCCTTCAACGacaaag ATCGTACAGGGGAAGCTGATGCAAAGCAACTCACTAAATGTTTACATGCAGCAGAGTCACGTGACACCAAACTTTTCCAGGATCTTTGTGAACAATCACAACTCTGTGAGTCAGCAGTGAAATGCACTCCTTTACATGAGAGGAAACCCCACACAGATCCACAGGAATTCATACAAGGGCGTCTGTCTGTTCCAGTTAGTGAACCAGAATTTCAGCCCCAGGAATCAGAGTTCCAGAGCGAGGCATCTGTCTCCCAGAATTACAATTCAGTAGATTCAAATGGATCTCAACCTCAGTCTCAAAATGATCTCATCACAAAAGCACAGCTATCAGAATTCCAGAGcgatgtgtctctctcacagaaAAGCCTGAAGCCTGGAGATTCAAATAGACAACTAATTCAGTCTCAAAATGATCTCATCACAAAATCACAGCTGTCGGAGTTAGAAAGCGAGAAGTCTGTCTCACAGAATTACGATTCAGCCTCAGTAGAACACGGATGCCAATCAAATACACCTCAACCTCAGTCTCAAAATGAACTCCCAAACACTAAGATGTCAGAAAGTGATGAAACCAGTTCACCTCAGAAAGCCTtcacatcagaatcagaatcagaaggACCCGACACCGAAACACATCTGACAAATGCCAAACAATCTGACACGTCAACAACCCAGTTGTGTAGACAGCAGATAATTAATGACACATGTGATGACAGTTCTCCTCACACAACAAGTCATGGACAAGTTGAATGCAACAACAAGTCAGCCAATGTACATACAAACGAAGGCGGGCGGATATACGAGCATGAAGGCATCATCCAATGCcaaaagaaagagaataatCTGAAAACAGAGATTCAGACTAAAAGTCCTTCACAGAATGAGGAAGCGGAAAGCTGCCATCTTCAAGCTCAGCCTGGTAGACCAAAGTATAGAACATTTCAATATGAAGATACATGCAAGGAGAAGAAGTACATTCCCATGACAATTAGATTctcagacacattttaa